TGCCCGCAGGTAGGCTTCCCGCGAGATGCCCGCTTTGCGGGCGACGTCCTCTTGCTTGAGCTTGCGCGCGCGGCGCAGCGCCCGCAGTTGCCGGAACGGTTCGCTAGCGCCTCTTGGCACGGCTGTACTGTTCATGTCGGTCTCCAGTCACCAATGAAAAAAAGTGCGCGGACGTGCATTCGAGTATAGAGCACGCAAAGCATTCCGTATGTAACCGCCGAAACACTTTGTGCAGATTTCTTCCAAGTCCGCGATTCGCCTCTTGCCCCGGCCGGCAAACGGAAGGCAAAAGGCCGCATCCTGCACAACATCGCCGCATCGCAAGGAAACTAACGACCCTTGGCGGTTCGCGTTGACGTCACACGCCCTGCGTATGACGTTATGGCCTTCGCTGCACAAGTTCGCAAGTCGGGGCAACTACCATGCATCCGGTTTCGTTGACAAACCGACCGGTCGTGCTATTCTTCTCTGCATGCAAAAGGGACAACTCACCCGCCACGCCATCATCCAGCAGGCGTTCGATACCGCGGCCAAGGTCGGCTTCGAGCAGCTGTCGCTGGCCACACTCGCAGCGGACACCAGTATGTCCAAGAGCGGCCTGTATGCGCACTTCAAGTCCAAGGAGGCGCTGCAGCAGGCGGTGCTGGACCTCGCCATCGAACGCTTTGGCGACATCGTGGTGCGGCCGGCAATGCGCCAGCCACGCGGCATGCCGCGGCTGCAGGCCCTGTTCGACGGCTACCTGGAGTGGCTGGGCGGGACGGTGACGCAGGGCCGGTGCCTGTTCATGGCGCTGGGGCAGGAATACCGCGACCGGCCGGGCATGATCCGGGACCTGGTGGTGCAGTCGCTGAAGGACTGGCACAGCACCGTGGCACGCGTGGCGGGCGATGCGATCGACGAAGGCCAGTTCGGCACGGGCGTGGAACCGCGCCAGTTTGCCTTCGAACTGTCCGGCATCGGCATGGCGTTCCAGCAGTCGTTCAAGCTGCTGGGCCGCGCCGATGCCGAGGCCATGGCGCGGCGCGCGTTTGGCGCGCTGGTGGCACGCGCCGCCGAGGGCGCGACGCAGGGCTGACGGACAAAACCAGCAAGCGATATTGGCGCCGGCGCTATCCCGCCGGCGGGCAGCAACCTTCCGGCCGCTTTTTTTGCACCAAAAAAAGCACGACTGGTCGGTCTTAAAAATGCGCGCGGAGCGCCGCCGGCTTGCGCCGGCTCTGATGATGCCGCGCCAATCCAGTAACCGATTGGAGGTGCAGGTCGTGACGCAAGCAGTTTCTTCCTCTTCCCCGGCGGCTTCCGCCGGCCCGGCGCCGGTCGCCAAGGCACCGGGTAACCGACCCGCCGCACTGCCCGCTTGGCAACGGCTGCGCTGGCAGGCGGGCAGCCTGGTATCGCCATCCGCCACCGCGCGTGCGCTCGAGCGCCTCTGGTTCACGCCGCCGCGCGCCGCCCCGACGTCGGCGGCCCGCCGCTTCCTGGACAGCGCCCGCAGCGACTGGGCGCTGGTGACCGGTCAGGGGCCCAGCCGCCGCGTGCGCGTCTACCGTTGGGGCGATGCCGGCCCGGTGGTATTGCTCGCCCACGGCTGGGGCGGCCATGCCGGGCAATGGCATGCGGTGGCCGACAGCCTGGTGGCAGCCGGCATGCGGGTGGTCGCCTTCGATGCGCTATCGCACGGCGCTTCGGATGCAGGCACGCGCGGCGCGGCGCAGACCTCGGTACTGGAAATGTCGCGCTCGCTGCTGGCCGCCGCCTGGCACGCCGGCCCGGTCCACGCCGTGGTGGCGCATTCGCTGGGCGGGGCGGCCACCGCGCTGGCGCTGCGTGAGGGCCTGCCGGCACGCGCCGCGGTGCTGGTCGGCGCGCCGGCCGACATGCACGCCGCGTGCGCGGCGCTGGCCTGGCAGCTCGGCATCGCGCCGGCGGTCCTGGCCCGCATGCAGCGGCACAGCGAGCGCTGGCTCGGCATGCCGTGGTCGGCGTTCAACGTACCGGAGATCGGGCGCTCGCGTCCGGTGCCGCCCACGCTGGTGATCCATGACCGCGGCGACAAGGAGGTGCGCTGGGAAGACGGCGCCGCGATCGCCGGCGCCTGGCCCGGCGCGGAACTGGTCACCACCGAGGGGCTGGGCCATCGCCGCATCCTGCAGGACGCCGCCGTGATCGGCCGGATCGCCGACTTTGTCCGGCCCAGGGAAGCGGGCACAGAGATGGCCCCGGCCGCCGCCCTCGCAGTGAACTGAACGCGGAGAACATCATGTTCCTGGTAAGCAACGATATGACCGCCACCCTGCCCGCACGCAGTTCGCTGCGGCTGGTGGCCGATCCGGGCGAGCACGTCGCGGTGCGCTGCACCGAGGGCGAGCTATGGCTGATCCGTGACGGCGATCCGAAAGACACTTCCCTCGCCGCCAGCGAATCGTTCACGGTGCCGGAGGCTGGCACCATAGACCTCTATGCCGTCACCCGGGCCAGCTTGCGTGTCACGCGCTGCCGGACGGGGGCGGCGGGTACGCGCGGCTGGCGGCACTGGCTTGCTCGTTTTCTGCCGTCGCAACGTGCCGGCTATTCGGGTACACACCGCTGAGTCCCGCACCATTCGTTGCCGGCAGGTAAGCGCTTCGCGCGTTCGCGGATGGGAGGAGTTTCAGGCGGTTAATTGCATTATTTGTGACGAGCGG
This genomic interval from Cupriavidus oxalaticus contains the following:
- a CDS encoding TetR/AcrR family transcriptional regulator, which codes for MQKGQLTRHAIIQQAFDTAAKVGFEQLSLATLAADTSMSKSGLYAHFKSKEALQQAVLDLAIERFGDIVVRPAMRQPRGMPRLQALFDGYLEWLGGTVTQGRCLFMALGQEYRDRPGMIRDLVVQSLKDWHSTVARVAGDAIDEGQFGTGVEPRQFAFELSGIGMAFQQSFKLLGRADAEAMARRAFGALVARAAEGATQG
- a CDS encoding DUF2917 domain-containing protein, which codes for MFLVSNDMTATLPARSSLRLVADPGEHVAVRCTEGELWLIRDGDPKDTSLAASESFTVPEAGTIDLYAVTRASLRVTRCRTGAAGTRGWRHWLARFLPSQRAGYSGTHR
- a CDS encoding alpha/beta fold hydrolase — translated: MTQAVSSSSPAASAGPAPVAKAPGNRPAALPAWQRLRWQAGSLVSPSATARALERLWFTPPRAAPTSAARRFLDSARSDWALVTGQGPSRRVRVYRWGDAGPVVLLAHGWGGHAGQWHAVADSLVAAGMRVVAFDALSHGASDAGTRGAAQTSVLEMSRSLLAAAWHAGPVHAVVAHSLGGAATALALREGLPARAAVLVGAPADMHAACAALAWQLGIAPAVLARMQRHSERWLGMPWSAFNVPEIGRSRPVPPTLVIHDRGDKEVRWEDGAAIAGAWPGAELVTTEGLGHRRILQDAAVIGRIADFVRPREAGTEMAPAAALAVN